One window of Paenibacillus albicereus genomic DNA carries:
- a CDS encoding glycoside hydrolase family 43 protein codes for MWSKQERSDEAGAPYVGHGGTFKNTLAEIDTPDPSVVYDGGFYYMTFTHGGTDIMVMKSRTLDFRAAERKVVWRPPVGAAYSANLWAPEIQHVRGKWYIYFAADDGDNANHRMYALEAATDDPLGEYAFQGQITDETDKWAIDGLVMEQEDRLYFVWSGWEGDVNEAQNTYIAPMSDPLTISGPRVLLSRPDLEWEKAGGPPYINEGQSVLQRDGRVHIVYSGAGSWTPYYSLGVLSLREGGDPLRADDWSKHPEPLLAMNAEAGVYGPGHNSFAPSPDGTETWLVYHATSGESDGWANRKARAAKVGWTGGGLPDFGKPQPLAAAIEAPSGMGVLRAEEARAEGDALVFSHIASTVETTVPVLLQYRLAEGGAGRIALSSSAGEAVAAELEATAPGETGYAYAELLLPEGGGELRAQASGGAELLALELPRFEAEWGEWLGGAEESENVHASRGAAALLHEPGDGVRLPNVRVPQSGAYTVSVAVLNPADGARLELSAGGTKRTLDIEPQERGELRVYEAELKLSAGANAIELTARAGSLRVDWVDIWIRPGG; via the coding sequence ATGTGGAGCAAGCAAGAACGCTCGGATGAAGCGGGCGCGCCCTACGTCGGACACGGCGGCACGTTCAAGAATACGCTGGCCGAGATCGACACGCCCGATCCGAGCGTCGTCTACGATGGCGGATTCTACTACATGACGTTCACGCATGGCGGGACGGACATCATGGTCATGAAGTCGCGCACGCTCGACTTCCGCGCCGCCGAGCGCAAGGTCGTCTGGCGTCCGCCGGTCGGCGCCGCCTACTCGGCCAATCTGTGGGCGCCGGAGATCCAGCATGTGCGCGGCAAGTGGTACATCTACTTCGCGGCCGACGACGGCGACAACGCCAACCACCGGATGTACGCGCTCGAGGCGGCGACGGACGATCCGCTGGGCGAGTACGCCTTCCAGGGCCAGATCACGGACGAGACCGACAAGTGGGCGATCGACGGGCTGGTCATGGAGCAGGAGGACCGGCTGTACTTCGTCTGGTCGGGCTGGGAGGGCGACGTCAACGAGGCTCAGAACACGTACATCGCTCCGATGAGCGACCCGCTGACGATCAGCGGCCCGCGCGTGCTGCTGAGCCGTCCCGACCTCGAGTGGGAAAAGGCCGGCGGACCGCCGTACATCAACGAGGGCCAGTCGGTGCTGCAGCGGGACGGCCGCGTCCACATCGTCTACTCCGGCGCGGGCAGCTGGACGCCGTATTACAGCCTCGGCGTGCTGTCGCTGCGGGAGGGCGGCGATCCGCTGCGGGCGGACGACTGGAGCAAGCATCCCGAGCCGCTGCTCGCCATGAACGCGGAGGCCGGCGTGTACGGGCCGGGGCACAACTCGTTCGCGCCGTCGCCCGACGGCACGGAGACGTGGCTCGTCTACCACGCGACGAGCGGCGAGTCCGACGGCTGGGCCAACCGCAAGGCGCGCGCCGCCAAGGTCGGCTGGACCGGCGGCGGGCTGCCGGACTTCGGCAAGCCGCAGCCGCTGGCGGCGGCGATCGAGGCGCCGTCCGGCATGGGCGTCCTGCGGGCCGAGGAGGCCCGTGCCGAAGGCGATGCGCTCGTGTTCAGCCACATCGCCTCCACCGTCGAGACGACGGTGCCGGTGCTGCTGCAGTACCGGCTCGCGGAAGGCGGCGCGGGGCGGATCGCGCTGAGCTCGTCCGCCGGCGAAGCGGTGGCGGCGGAGCTCGAAGCGACCGCGCCGGGAGAGACCGGCTACGCCTACGCCGAGCTGCTGCTGCCCGAGGGCGGGGGCGAGCTGCGGGCGCAGGCGAGCGGCGGGGCGGAGCTGCTGGCGCTGGAGCTGCCGCGCTTCGAGGCGGAATGGGGCGAGTGGCTCGGCGGCGCGGAGGAGAGCGAGAACGTGCATGCGTCCAGAGGCGCAGCCGCGCTGCTGCATGAGCCTGGCGACGGCGTGCGGCTGCCGAACGTGCGGGTGCCGCAGTCCGGCGCGTACACGGTGTCCGTGGCCGTGCTGAACCCGGCGGATGGCGCGAGGCTGGAGCTGTCCGCCGGCGGGACGAAGCGGACGCTCGACATCGAACCGCAGGAGCGGGGAGAGCTGCGGGTGTACGAAGCGGAGCTGAAGCTGTCCGCCGGGGCCAACGCCATCGAGCTGACGGCGCGAGCCGGCAGCCTGCGCGTCGACTGGGTCGATATCTGGATTCGTCCCGGCGGTTGA
- a CDS encoding extracellular solute-binding protein: protein MGSGGWFGGYGGWNARMSDGCGGEREGGKAWRIGGLGTGKNGRERRKSGKVRGDGNGWRRLGLAAATAALLAAGCSGAADPRPAPAPAVEPIVLEYWTPFSGGDNIFMTDIVEAFNSEHPDIRVEQINSRLDDYYSRLRTAILAGNAPDLAIVHATNLPQFVQNGYIERLDEPAAAAGLDWSQFNANIVESTLYANAHYAVPLDTHALVLYANQAHLRRAGLLGEDGKPRLEPGKEGFLRFLKQLQASSPPGIAPLALPSTRIDSVWLWWSLYNQMDGGGAFYSADGSRAVFDNPQALEALELVDRLYREELIPPGINDAFQLFHDGGAALLVTGMWGTGAFEQAPGLELSVVPFPVLYDHAAVWGDSHTLALPAKAGLTPEKRAAALTFAKWAVEHGDRWAKAGHVPSSSKVVASEAYARLKFRSDYAEVANDVAYWPRQVKQWSMIELLIQEWERMIYRQQTPAEALKRAQAAVDAALAK, encoded by the coding sequence ATGGGAAGCGGCGGATGGTTCGGCGGATACGGCGGATGGAACGCTCGGATGAGCGATGGATGCGGCGGGGAGCGCGAAGGCGGAAAGGCATGGCGGATCGGAGGGCTCGGTACGGGCAAGAACGGCCGTGAACGCCGGAAAAGCGGGAAGGTCCGAGGCGATGGGAACGGCTGGAGGCGGCTCGGGCTGGCCGCCGCGACGGCGGCGCTGCTCGCGGCGGGATGCTCCGGCGCGGCCGATCCGCGGCCCGCTCCCGCTCCGGCGGTCGAGCCGATCGTGCTGGAGTACTGGACGCCGTTCAGCGGCGGCGACAACATTTTCATGACCGATATCGTGGAGGCGTTCAACTCGGAGCATCCGGACATCCGCGTCGAGCAGATCAACTCGCGGCTCGACGACTACTACTCCCGGCTGCGCACGGCGATCCTCGCCGGCAACGCGCCGGACCTGGCGATCGTGCACGCGACGAACCTGCCGCAGTTCGTGCAGAACGGCTACATCGAGCGGCTGGACGAGCCGGCGGCCGCGGCGGGGCTCGACTGGAGCCAGTTCAACGCCAACATCGTCGAGTCGACGCTCTATGCGAACGCGCACTACGCGGTGCCGCTCGACACGCATGCGCTCGTGCTGTACGCCAACCAGGCGCATCTGCGCCGCGCCGGTCTGCTCGGCGAGGACGGCAAGCCGAGGCTGGAGCCGGGCAAGGAGGGCTTTCTCCGCTTCCTGAAGCAGCTCCAGGCGAGCAGCCCGCCCGGCATCGCCCCGCTCGCGCTCCCGAGCACGCGCATCGACTCGGTATGGCTGTGGTGGAGCCTGTACAACCAGATGGACGGCGGCGGCGCGTTCTACAGCGCGGACGGCAGCCGGGCGGTGTTCGACAATCCGCAGGCGCTCGAGGCGCTGGAGCTCGTCGACCGCCTGTACCGGGAGGAGCTGATCCCGCCCGGCATCAACGACGCGTTCCAGCTGTTCCACGACGGCGGCGCGGCGCTGCTCGTCACCGGCATGTGGGGGACGGGCGCGTTCGAGCAGGCGCCGGGGCTGGAGCTGTCGGTCGTGCCGTTCCCTGTCCTGTACGACCATGCCGCCGTCTGGGGCGATTCGCATACGCTGGCGCTGCCGGCCAAGGCCGGCCTGACGCCGGAGAAGCGGGCGGCGGCGCTGACGTTCGCCAAGTGGGCGGTCGAGCACGGCGATCGATGGGCCAAGGCCGGCCATGTGCCGAGCTCCAGCAAGGTCGTCGCGAGCGAGGCGTACGCGCGGCTCAAGTTCCGCAGCGACTACGCGGAGGTGGCCAACGACGTCGCCTACTGGCCGCGCCAGGTGAAGCAGTGGAGCATGATCGAGCTGCTCATCCAGGAATGGGAGCGGATGATCTACCGGCAGCAGACGCCGGCCGAGGCGCTGAAGCGGGCGCAGGCGGCCGTCGACGCGGCGCTGGCCAAGTAG
- a CDS encoding AbrB/MazE/SpoVT family DNA-binding domain-containing protein produces the protein MTTVTLSRWGNSSGIRIPNQFLKRMNLVEGTELEAVLTEDNCILLRPLNPLESNEDLRAHLGMLLSKIKPESSRHEEVDLGIEGDELI, from the coding sequence ATGACGACGGTAACGCTCAGCCGTTGGGGCAACAGCAGCGGCATCCGAATTCCGAACCAGTTTCTAAAAAGGATGAATCTGGTTGAAGGCACGGAATTGGAAGCCGTGCTGACGGAAGATAATTGCATCTTGCTGCGTCCGCTGAATCCTCTTGAGTCGAACGAAGATCTGCGGGCGCACCTCGGCATGCTTCTCTCGAAAATCAAGCCGGAATCTTCGAGGCATGAAGAAGTCGATCTAGGAATCGAAGGAGACGAGCTCATTTGA
- a CDS encoding ABC transporter substrate-binding protein: protein MSKRNRNKASILAMTLLVPLLAAGCSGNGNGNGGSNAAENGGKASGGGSGKATEILFWSPFSGSDGPFMKKIVDSYNSSQDAYKVKFVIQPNGEYYKQLDVALSTGKERPDLMIMHVDSVPTYQSKDQLQPVDDLASKAGIDAADFAEAPIKYATIDSKLYTIPLDIHPAVMYYNKDLFEKAGIAAPPTNRAEFDAAVEKLTDKDKGVYGYVVPTLWPQQFIFPSLVWQNGGELWNGTDVAYNSPEAVEMVQWLRDMVEKGISPGNVQQDGENTLFLQGKNAIQFNGPWMKSQFDEAGLNYGVAVMPQIGKAKKAVYAGSHGFVVPKAVTDADKLAAIGDFLKFVSGDSLAWAESGQAVASNKVLESAEFKALEFQSTVAGSFADVQFAPNVLNWGTIVEPLWGELSNAILGKKPAQQAMDDAVAKSRQAMN, encoded by the coding sequence ATGAGCAAACGCAACCGGAACAAAGCCTCGATTCTCGCCATGACGCTGCTGGTGCCGCTGCTGGCGGCCGGCTGCTCAGGCAACGGCAACGGAAACGGCGGCAGCAACGCGGCGGAAAACGGAGGGAAGGCCTCCGGCGGAGGAAGCGGCAAGGCGACGGAAATCCTGTTCTGGTCCCCATTCTCCGGCTCCGACGGCCCGTTCATGAAAAAGATCGTCGACAGCTACAACAGCTCGCAGGACGCCTACAAGGTGAAGTTCGTCATCCAGCCGAACGGGGAGTACTACAAGCAGCTCGACGTCGCGCTCAGCACCGGCAAGGAGCGGCCCGACCTGATGATTATGCACGTCGACTCCGTGCCGACGTACCAGAGCAAGGACCAGTTGCAGCCGGTCGACGACCTGGCGTCCAAGGCCGGCATCGACGCGGCGGACTTCGCCGAGGCGCCGATCAAGTACGCGACGATCGACAGCAAGCTGTACACGATCCCGCTCGACATCCACCCGGCCGTCATGTACTACAACAAGGACCTGTTCGAAAAAGCCGGCATCGCCGCGCCTCCGACGAACCGCGCCGAGTTCGACGCCGCCGTGGAGAAGCTGACCGACAAGGACAAGGGCGTCTACGGCTACGTCGTGCCGACGCTGTGGCCGCAGCAGTTCATCTTCCCTTCGCTCGTCTGGCAGAACGGCGGCGAGCTGTGGAACGGCACCGACGTCGCCTACAACTCGCCGGAGGCGGTCGAGATGGTGCAGTGGCTGCGGGACATGGTGGAGAAGGGCATCTCGCCGGGCAACGTGCAGCAGGACGGCGAGAATACGCTGTTCCTGCAAGGCAAGAACGCGATCCAGTTCAACGGGCCCTGGATGAAGTCGCAGTTCGACGAGGCCGGCCTGAACTACGGCGTCGCCGTCATGCCGCAGATCGGCAAGGCCAAAAAAGCCGTCTACGCCGGCTCGCACGGCTTCGTCGTGCCGAAGGCGGTCACGGATGCGGATAAGCTCGCCGCGATCGGCGACTTCCTCAAGTTCGTCTCCGGCGACTCGCTCGCTTGGGCGGAATCCGGCCAGGCGGTCGCTTCCAACAAGGTGCTGGAGTCGGCCGAGTTCAAGGCGCTGGAGTTCCAGAGCACGGTCGCAGGCAGCTTCGCCGACGTGCAGTTCGCGCCGAACGTGCTCAACTGGGGCACGATCGTCGAGCCGCTCTGGGGCGAGCTGAGCAACGCCATCCTCGGCAAGAAGCCGGCGCAGCAGGCGATGGACGACGCGGTCGCCAAATCCCGCCAGGCGATGAACTAA
- a CDS encoding type II toxin-antitoxin system PemK/MazF family toxin: protein MTYPARGDLVWLDFDPQAGREQAGRRPALVLSESAFNELTGFAVVCPITNQAKDYAFEVPIPEGLAFTGVVLTDQFTSLDVRKRKVKVVGNTQPDSDFFKTVLRNVRSILS from the coding sequence TTGACTTATCCAGCACGCGGCGATCTTGTCTGGCTCGATTTTGATCCGCAAGCCGGCAGAGAGCAGGCAGGCCGCCGACCCGCCCTTGTCTTGTCGGAGAGCGCATTCAATGAGCTCACTGGCTTTGCAGTCGTTTGTCCCATTACCAATCAAGCCAAGGACTATGCGTTCGAAGTGCCGATTCCGGAGGGTCTGGCGTTTACCGGAGTCGTCCTGACCGACCAGTTCACGAGCCTTGACGTTCGGAAACGGAAAGTCAAGGTCGTCGGAAATACGCAGCCCGACTCGGATTTTTTCAAAACCGTCCTTCGCAATGTCCGGTCCATCCTGAGCTGA
- a CDS encoding carbohydrate ABC transporter permease: protein MTTSKRNQAILLLLATLIAAVMALPLVWMLSTGFKNDFEALSGRMDFLPRKPTLDNFRQGLGGELMNTPVLRWIANSLSVGAIGTAIVLLIDSMAAFALARLTDLPLRRLLLPMFIASLMIPGVLTFLPMYMEFNALGLINTYPALILPATAGAFGVFLLYQFFLSFPKEIEEAGRIDGVNKWQLYARILMPSAVPILVTLGIFTFMGIYNDFVWPLYATTSPEMRTITAGIAMMATGSYTQSYGKLMAMTTVAALPVVLIFILGQKSFVRAITSSGVK from the coding sequence ATGACGACTTCGAAACGGAACCAGGCGATCCTTCTCCTGCTGGCCACGCTCATCGCCGCGGTCATGGCGCTGCCGCTCGTCTGGATGCTGTCGACCGGCTTCAAGAACGACTTCGAGGCGCTGTCCGGGCGCATGGACTTCCTGCCGCGCAAGCCGACGCTCGACAACTTCCGGCAAGGGCTCGGCGGCGAGCTGATGAATACGCCGGTGCTGCGCTGGATCGCCAACTCGCTGTCCGTCGGCGCCATCGGCACGGCGATCGTGCTGCTCATCGACTCGATGGCCGCCTTCGCGCTGGCGCGCCTGACCGACCTGCCGCTGCGCCGGCTGCTGCTGCCGATGTTCATCGCCTCGCTCATGATTCCGGGCGTGCTGACGTTCCTGCCGATGTACATGGAGTTCAACGCGCTCGGCCTCATCAACACCTATCCCGCGCTCATCCTGCCGGCGACGGCGGGGGCGTTCGGCGTGTTCCTGCTGTACCAGTTCTTCCTCTCGTTCCCCAAGGAGATCGAGGAAGCCGGCCGGATCGACGGCGTCAACAAGTGGCAGCTGTACGCCCGCATCCTCATGCCTTCGGCCGTGCCGATCCTGGTGACGCTCGGAATCTTCACGTTCATGGGCATCTACAACGACTTCGTCTGGCCGCTGTACGCCACGACCTCGCCGGAGATGCGCACGATCACGGCCGGCATCGCGATGATGGCGACCGGCAGCTACACGCAGAGCTACGGCAAGCTGATGGCGATGACGACGGTCGCGGCGCTTCCGGTCGTGCTCATCTTCATCCTCGGCCAGAAGTCGTTCGTCCGCGCGATCACGAGCAGCGGCGTAAAATGA
- a CDS encoding response regulator, translating to MPSILIVDDESIFRKGLRKMIGGLDGDWTIAGEACDGHEALDRLEALAPDVLLTDIRMPRMDGIQLQRLAASRQPGLLTVVVSGYDDFSYAQQSMRQGARDYLMKPVEREELARVLDRIGEELRTRRGAERRAEAGWQARPEMRRHLAGHVAEALLAGRIGPGELELLEQMGASFRHPYFVCLVINLDKHSVGEERYRSGDPSLFQLYIQQFAQEMLDRHAEGISFVLSETKVVALVNRPTPEPLRAGADSLAEMIRRQISSLSRLTVTIGVSAPAEGLAGIPRAYGEAEIALLHRLIAGGDCVLDYAEVGGRRSAAGEAARRSADRLEQAVLQGAPASIRAEAVRWVGELCEAARSPEAIHQQLCKLLLRCYELAEELGAASAWLGGQDIGKQLAEVCAISSREELSERLQELLARLAAAIAQARAQRERDPVASASRYIAEHYREPLTLRDVAEAVYLNPAYFSNLFKQRTGETFIEHLTGVRLREAERRLALTSDKIQAIAEETGFAHVRHFNRVFKSRTGASPKEYRERMKGSAEARSR from the coding sequence ATGCCGAGCATCCTGATCGTCGATGACGAATCGATCTTCCGCAAAGGACTCCGCAAGATGATCGGCGGCCTCGATGGCGACTGGACGATCGCGGGGGAAGCCTGCGACGGCCACGAGGCGCTCGACCGGCTGGAGGCGCTGGCTCCGGACGTGCTGCTGACGGACATCCGCATGCCGCGGATGGACGGCATCCAGCTGCAGCGGCTCGCCGCGAGCCGCCAGCCCGGCTTGCTCACCGTCGTCGTCAGCGGCTACGACGACTTCTCCTACGCGCAGCAGTCGATGCGCCAGGGGGCCAGGGACTACCTGATGAAACCGGTCGAGCGCGAGGAGCTGGCGCGCGTGCTCGACCGGATCGGGGAGGAGCTGCGGACGCGGCGCGGCGCCGAGCGGCGGGCCGAGGCCGGCTGGCAGGCGCGGCCGGAGATGCGCCGCCATCTTGCCGGCCATGTGGCCGAGGCGCTGCTGGCGGGCCGGATCGGCCCCGGCGAGCTGGAGCTGCTGGAGCAGATGGGAGCGAGCTTCCGCCATCCGTACTTCGTCTGCCTCGTCATCAACCTCGACAAGCATTCGGTCGGCGAGGAGCGCTACCGCAGCGGCGACCCGTCGCTGTTCCAGCTGTACATCCAGCAGTTCGCCCAGGAAATGCTCGACCGCCACGCGGAAGGCATCAGCTTCGTGCTGTCGGAGACGAAGGTCGTCGCGCTCGTGAACCGGCCGACGCCGGAGCCGCTGCGCGCCGGCGCGGACTCGCTCGCGGAGATGATCCGCCGCCAGATTTCTTCGCTGTCGCGGCTGACGGTGACGATCGGCGTCAGCGCCCCGGCCGAGGGGCTGGCCGGCATCCCGCGCGCCTACGGCGAGGCGGAGATCGCCCTGCTGCACCGCCTGATCGCGGGCGGCGACTGCGTGCTCGACTATGCCGAGGTCGGCGGCCGCAGGTCGGCTGCCGGCGAGGCGGCCCGGCGCTCGGCCGACCGGCTGGAGCAGGCGGTGCTGCAAGGAGCGCCGGCGAGCATCCGCGCGGAAGCGGTCCGCTGGGTCGGCGAGCTCTGCGAGGCGGCGCGCTCGCCGGAGGCGATCCACCAGCAGCTGTGCAAGCTGCTGCTGCGCTGCTACGAGCTCGCGGAGGAGCTCGGGGCGGCATCCGCCTGGCTCGGCGGCCAGGACATCGGCAAGCAGCTCGCGGAGGTGTGCGCGATCAGCTCGCGCGAGGAGCTGTCCGAGCGGCTGCAGGAGCTGCTCGCCCGGCTGGCGGCGGCGATCGCGCAGGCGCGGGCGCAGCGGGAGCGCGATCCGGTGGCGTCCGCGTCGCGCTACATCGCCGAGCATTATCGGGAGCCGCTGACGCTGCGCGACGTGGCGGAGGCGGTGTACCTGAACCCGGCTTATTTCAGCAATCTGTTCAAGCAGCGCACGGGCGAGACGTTCATCGAGCACCTGACCGGGGTGCGGCTGCGCGAGGCGGAGCGACGGCTGGCGCTCACCTCCGACAAGATCCAGGCGATCGCGGAGGAGACGGGCTTCGCCCATGTGCGGCATTTCAACCGGGTGTTCAAGAGCCGGACCGGCGCATCGCCCAAGGAATACCGGGAACGCATGAAAGGGAGCGCCGAAGCGCGCTCCCGCTAA
- a CDS encoding cache domain-containing sensor histidine kinase, producing the protein MKAFGSWFRNLELARKLILINAVFIVLPLGLMGGFAFVRFSETTEAKVGESQLQAIKQMTLNIDTYMSELSRLTVMPYQYPKVTAFLESKRTPGQPLTLEEISGLNDFVTQVFLNGRVDILGVSLYGRDGASYVVLPESQYVTTYKLDETAAWLDRIEGHYGEPVFVPTHDVRSTGGIVYQAFSIARELRSFDSGQTLGHIVIDVDPKFIREILSKVKLDAEESLYIADDEGKLVIRKGGGGQASAPEPLPRGEAGAALAAGGEGVSQVEAGGRGLLVSRFKSEVTGWTTVGIVPVASLMKDVQTLGTFLILFGAVCVGIALLLYVFIAYRVTLPLRKLSRLMRSVERGDLSQRFPAAGRDEVGALGQSFNEMTAKLSELGYLLYETEIREKDAQIAALQSKINPHFLYNTLGSISMYAEVEGSREIVTMANSLSRLLRYSLSGRKERVSLGDELGHVRGYMSIQQMRYEERIKFTLQADPALLGCEVIPLLVQPLVENAINHAIDKGAGEGRIVLTAAAEGQTLVIAVADDGIGMAGEALEALREHLRHTRELGGSSGNGLLNVHRRLVLRYGQEYGLQLESMPYRGFRAALRLPLLPLDTGKEGDPDAEHPDRR; encoded by the coding sequence ATGAAGGCATTCGGCAGCTGGTTCCGCAATCTCGAGCTCGCGCGCAAGCTCATCCTCATCAACGCCGTGTTCATCGTCCTGCCGCTCGGACTGATGGGCGGGTTCGCCTTCGTCCGCTTCTCGGAGACGACGGAGGCCAAGGTCGGCGAATCGCAGCTGCAGGCGATCAAGCAGATGACGCTCAACATCGACACGTACATGAGCGAGCTGAGCCGGCTCACGGTCATGCCGTACCAGTACCCCAAGGTGACGGCGTTCCTGGAGTCCAAGCGGACGCCGGGGCAGCCGCTCACGCTGGAGGAGATCAGCGGGCTCAACGATTTCGTCACGCAGGTGTTCCTGAACGGGCGGGTCGACATCCTCGGGGTGTCGCTCTACGGCCGCGACGGCGCGTCCTACGTCGTCCTGCCGGAAAGCCAGTACGTGACGACGTACAAGCTCGACGAGACGGCCGCCTGGCTCGACCGCATCGAGGGGCACTACGGCGAGCCGGTGTTCGTGCCGACGCATGACGTGCGCTCGACCGGCGGCATCGTCTACCAGGCGTTCTCGATCGCGCGCGAGCTGCGCAGCTTCGACAGCGGGCAGACGCTCGGCCACATCGTCATCGACGTCGATCCCAAGTTCATCCGCGAAATCCTCTCCAAGGTGAAGCTCGACGCCGAGGAGTCGCTGTATATCGCGGACGACGAAGGGAAGCTCGTCATCCGCAAGGGCGGCGGCGGGCAAGCGTCCGCCCCGGAGCCGCTCCCCCGAGGAGAGGCAGGCGCGGCGCTCGCCGCCGGCGGCGAGGGCGTCAGCCAGGTGGAGGCGGGCGGGCGCGGCCTGCTCGTCTCCCGCTTCAAGTCGGAGGTGACCGGCTGGACGACGGTCGGCATCGTGCCGGTCGCCAGCCTCATGAAGGACGTGCAGACGCTCGGCACGTTCCTGATCCTGTTCGGCGCCGTCTGCGTCGGCATCGCGCTGCTGCTCTACGTGTTCATCGCGTACCGCGTCACGCTGCCGCTGCGCAAGCTGAGCCGGCTCATGCGGAGCGTCGAGCGCGGCGACCTCAGCCAGCGCTTCCCGGCCGCAGGGCGCGACGAGGTCGGCGCGCTCGGCCAGTCGTTCAACGAGATGACGGCCAAGCTGAGCGAGCTCGGCTACCTGCTCTACGAGACGGAGATCCGCGAGAAGGACGCGCAGATCGCCGCCTTGCAAAGCAAGATCAACCCGCATTTCCTGTACAATACGCTCGGCTCGATCAGCATGTACGCGGAGGTCGAGGGCAGCCGCGAGATCGTCACGATGGCCAACAGCCTCAGCCGCCTGCTGCGCTACAGCCTGAGCGGCCGCAAGGAGCGGGTGAGCCTCGGGGACGAGCTGGGCCATGTGCGCGGCTACATGAGCATCCAGCAGATGCGCTACGAGGAGCGCATCAAGTTCACGCTGCAGGCCGATCCGGCGCTGCTCGGCTGCGAGGTCATCCCGCTGCTCGTGCAGCCGCTCGTCGAGAACGCGATCAACCACGCGATCGACAAGGGGGCCGGCGAAGGACGGATCGTCCTGACCGCCGCCGCCGAAGGGCAGACGCTCGTCATCGCCGTCGCCGACGACGGCATCGGCATGGCGGGCGAGGCGCTGGAGGCGCTGCGGGAGCATCTGCGGCATACGCGCGAGCTCGGCGGCAGCTCCGGCAACGGACTGCTGAACGTCCACCGCCGCCTCGTGCTGCGCTATGGACAGGAATACGGCCTGCAGCTGGAAAGCATGCCTTACCGGGGCTTCCGCGCCGCGCTGCGGCTGCCGCTGCTGCCGCTCGATACCGGAAAGGAGGGGGATCCGGATGCCGAGCATCCTGATCGTCGATGA
- a CDS encoding carbohydrate ABC transporter permease has protein sequence MKWTSRLTSFLFVLPYLACFGLFLLFPILYGVVISLQDFELLSSEHAFVGLDNYVSIFTPGTYENSLFFRGLWTTAQFVLYSVPLLIFVALALAMLLNALPARVRGLFRTFYFLPYALSASVMAVIWLMMLDTNAGFINSLFARLGFAGIPWLTDTPWAWVSLIGATIWWTIGFNMIIFINALNEVPEEQYEAASIDGAGAWSKFVSVTLPTIRPVLLFVMITSTIASFNIYAQPFLLTRGGPGDTTRVLLINVLDQAFARKDVGSASAMAILMALLIMAVSVVQFKLTNRKEKA, from the coding sequence ATGAAATGGACCTCGCGGCTCACCTCGTTCCTGTTCGTGCTGCCTTATCTGGCCTGCTTCGGCCTGTTCCTGCTGTTTCCGATCCTGTACGGGGTCGTCATCAGCCTCCAGGACTTCGAGCTGCTCTCCAGCGAGCACGCGTTCGTCGGCCTGGACAACTACGTGTCCATCTTTACGCCGGGCACCTACGAGAACAGCCTGTTCTTCCGCGGCCTGTGGACGACGGCGCAGTTCGTCCTCTACTCGGTGCCGCTGCTCATCTTCGTCGCGCTTGCGCTCGCCATGCTGCTGAACGCGCTGCCGGCCCGCGTGCGCGGCCTGTTCCGCACGTTCTACTTCCTGCCGTACGCGCTCTCGGCGTCGGTCATGGCGGTCATCTGGCTCATGATGCTCGACACCAACGCCGGCTTCATCAACAGCCTGTTCGCGCGGCTCGGCTTCGCCGGCATCCCGTGGCTCACCGACACGCCGTGGGCGTGGGTGTCGCTGATCGGCGCGACGATCTGGTGGACGATCGGCTTCAACATGATTATCTTCATCAACGCGCTCAACGAGGTGCCGGAGGAGCAGTACGAGGCGGCCTCGATCGACGGGGCGGGCGCTTGGTCCAAGTTCGTCTCCGTGACGCTGCCGACGATCCGCCCGGTCCTGCTGTTCGTCATGATTACCTCCACGATCGCCTCGTTCAACATCTATGCCCAGCCGTTCCTGCTGACGCGCGGGGGGCCGGGCGACACGACCCGCGTGCTGCTCATCAACGTGCTCGACCAGGCGTTCGCGCGCAAGGATGTCGGCTCGGCGTCGGCGATGGCGATCCTGATGGCGCTGCTCATCATGGCCGTGTCCGTCGTGCAGTTCAAGCTCACCAATCGGAAGGAGAAGGCATAG